In Cryptomeria japonica chromosome 5, Sugi_1.0, whole genome shotgun sequence, the genomic window TTTTGAACTTgctgttgactttgtttgacttccaAGAGTAGGGCGGAGTTTTGGGACTTCAACTTGATGCTTGGGCGGAGTTTTCATCTTCCAACTTGATGCTTGGGCGGAGTTTGGAGGTGCCTCTATCATCATGTTAGAGTTTTGTTTGCCTTAAACTTCTTTCATTTCATCCATAGGGCGGACTTTTGAAGCATCCCCACTTTATGGCAGACTTTCTCATGTTCATTTCCTATGTCTTCCTCCTAGGGCGGATATTTTAAGCATCTCCATAGGGCGGAGTTTTGGAAGGACACCAAGGAGGGCGAACTTTTGGAAGGTCGCCATGGCGGACATTGGAAACCACTCCCAGGGCGGACTTTTGAGACCACTCTACAACTTCATGGAGGGCGGACTTTTGGATGacctcttcaaggcggactttggaAGGTTGGCCACTTCAAGCATGGCGGACTTTTATGACATCTCCACCATAGGGCGGAGTTTGAAGGCATGACTACCAAggcggactttggagacacctcAACCAAGGCAGAGTTTTAGTCTACCTCCTCAAGCATAGCAGACTTTGGAAAGACACCAAGGAGGGCGGACTTTTTGGAAGATCTCTTCAAgcatagggcggagttttggaAGGCCTCATGCATGGCGGACTTTCATGAGACATCAAGGAGGGCGGAGTTTGAAAGGTTGGCCACTTGTTTGGAGGGCGGACTTTTGTGCTCCCTCTTCAAGCATGGCGGAGTTTTAGTCTACCTCCAAGGTGGACTTTTATGAGACATCTCCACCAGCATGGCGGACTTTTGCGCTCCCTCCAACATGGTGGACTTTCTTCACTTCTCAAGCATGGCGGACTTTTCTTCTATCTCCCTCATAGCTTGGGCGGAGTTTTCATCACCTGCCATAACACTCAACATCACTCATTAGCCAGACTTGaaaaaatatttggaaaatttcaaaatttcacaattttatcaattttaaccagattaacttgaaatttgaaatccatgctcaGGCAAACCATCTAAATcatcatgacccctaaaatgtaggaacctagctttttaggtcaaaacttggaaattctTGATCAcgatcgaagcaggtcagtggtatcagtgcaaaccctaggtccccactccgaaaaagcaaaaagcaggcatccctaaaaaatagggaaaactttctaaaaatagccataccgaggattgggctaaaaatgccaaaaacgaaacttcctaaaaaatagggaaaagcaaaaaaaaaaaactttctaaaaatagaaagttgttcaaattcgtccaaatcaattgcgatcttcatcCTTTGGCCTTTCTGGGCACTTTGACGGTATCCGgactctgttatcacttggcttgcaaaaactaactttcaatctctAGGACTTGAACCGTTCAAAACTGAGCAAGGCTAGgcaaaactgaagcggaaggccacaggcactaacaaaaaccctagaaagcaagaaaagagagggtccccatttgcaatggggcgatgtgtggaaaaggtcacaacaggatcCTAGAGCCACATTGATTATTCAGGAATGAATAGTTATGTGTTTTGCAATTTCTTGAAGGCAAGCAACTCCGGGGAGGAAGGACTATGTCCTCCTTTTAAACAAACTTGACTTGCAAGCAATTAGCTGAATTCTCGAGTTTTCTTGTAAGTTTCTTGTTGAGTTTGGAGAACTCCAAAATTCTTGGAGTGCTCAGATTGTGTCTTGCAAAGATATTATTATTGGTAACGAGCTTAGTTGGTCTTGGTGAGCCTCGTGTCGCTTTCAAAATTGATTTCCGACTTCTTGGAAGCTCTCCAAACTTCTTGAAGGAGgaggctatttttagtaagtcacccgATTACTTCAAATCATCATCCGAAGACTTCAAGATCACTTTGGCATGATCAGAATTGCATAGTTACATCACTCTAGTACTTTCTGCAACTCGGGTAAATCATTGAGTAAGTTTTTAATTATTCACTTAAGTTGTTCAatgttaaaatattaaaaaaagacaACTTGGTGTAATAGCTCGTTAAAAAAGTGTTAAGTTGTGTTTCAATTTGGACGCTTAGGGAAAGGGGCCCTttgcacatgatgtatactattaTTTTTCAAAAAGGTCAATTTGGAggataatgaaattattatttttaaattattgttattttTCTCTAGAGAAGTTATAAAAAGAGATTAAGGAGTCATTTAAAAGAGTAGACTAGAAAATGTTATTGGCTTTGGTTGTGGAGAGAACCTGAGTTCTTCCAATCTTTTGAGGACAAAATCACTCTTGAGATTACTATTTTTGGAGATGAAAACCCCCTAGCTAGTTCGTGTGATCTCATGCAAGAATCACCATTGTGCTACAAAATGAAGCTTCAATTTTTGGGTTGCAGACATAagggattttgatgttttttgaaattgcagattttgattttgtttatctGGTGTTTTTATCAGAAGATTTGTAGTGTTTAATGAGATTCAAAAAATTCCCTATCTTGGTCATACATTTCACCCATGCCAGGCTGCCCCTTTTGGAACTGATTGTTTTTAGGGATTTGAGACTGAAACTATGTCTTCATACTATCTGTACAAGTCTAAACTTGCAAGCCGTACAATATTAAAAGAGCAGAATTATTATTGGTGAGACCGTACCATATGTTGTCTTGTGCCTACAAGGAATGCATGAGAACTTCTAGGTAGAAGCACTGCTCTTATTGGAGAATTTTCTAATTGTATGATGGCATCCGGGCCCTTAGAGGATATTCCCATCAATTTGGGGCTGGACTTATGAAGTCTTCATGACCTTTAGGAGATCGTATAACCCTCTGTACCTGGCATACTAGTTTTTGGTTCAACATTTCAGACTTGCACTCTTTTGATATTGCACATCAATCTGATATGGGATCATTTTCAGTGATAGTTTGAAGAGATTTGAGGAGTTTGATGATGTACTTTCAAATATTGGCAATTTGGAGATGTTTTTATGTTTCCATTTGTGCTTTTTGTGCATTACCAAAAAGTATCCCAATCTGATTGGACAGATAAACAGCAGCAAAAAGGATGTTATCAAATGTGCACCTGTATTGCACTTCATTCATACGAAGCATCTTGCCATTCTTTTCTTGTTGAGTTTGATTTTACATTTAAATATCTATGTCTAATGAAATATTGCAATAGTTTATTACAGTTAATGAATCATTATAAACACAGGATGGCAATAACATCAATGCGTTTGGCATAAGCTCTTTGATTATTGTACTCACCCCACTGAATACGTGGTAGCTTTGTATTGATTTCCACTAAAATAATGGATGGTTTGGTTGTTACTcaccccactgaataagtggttcatttgtattttgttttcCGACTGAATAAGTGGAGGTGCCCTTTTGCTTTTGCACTACATAAGTGGAAGTGCCCTTTATTTGCCCACTGAATTAGTGTATGTTTGTGATCGCACCTTGCTAAAGAAGTGGCTGTTTGCTTACATCCAGTATTGCATAAGCACTCCACTGATAAGTGGTATtggctggcttgccgcctagtgCATTTCCTTTCAGTAGTAACATTTCAGTTTTATTGTATAATTTTGAACGCCGTATGCTCTCACCTAGCCCATCTCAAGAACTAGGTGATGAGAAAGTGAAAAGGAAATTGCATTGCATGTTACTTTCAGTTGGaagttattttcaaaaaaaaaaaaatgaggtaTATATTACAGTTCACTGCTAAGTATTTGAATTGGTACTTGCTATGACATGTAAAACTGAGTCATATTAATTTTTTGTCATAGatccatattttaatcatttgaatcTGATTTCAAACTTTTAAAGTATGCTATATTATAAAGGTTATTGAATTCATATTTATTGACTGTAATGATAAGTTTTATTGCAATCCATCAAATTTTTGATGTTGAAGAAAGGGCCTATTTATATGTAGTATTACTAAGAAGAAATGCCAAATTATGCTTGGAGGCAAATTTGCTATTCTACCTCCAAGCATAATTTGGCATTCTGCCTGAACCCTTTATTAGGGGAAAGATACTTCACTTTATGTTATAGGAGAGAACTGAAGCAAGACAAGTAAGGTCAGATGGCATCCACCTAGAATTTTACTGAGTAGTGAGCAATAAATTTCTTTTAGTAAGGATAATTGCTTAGAGATCGAAaggttaattaaaaaaaaagactaAAGTGAGACATGTACAACAATGGCCAAAATACATATAATCAATCTAGCTGGAATGCATACCAATAACTGAATGTATATAGCTAGCTAAGAAAGTAGCTTTCAGTCCTCCTGCAAGTGTGTAAACAATGACACCAAGTGGAATCAGAAAGCTAGCAACATATATATTTACACCAGTCAAAGCATTTACAACAGCAGAACCGCCCAGCAGTAGCATGGCTGTCAcaatgatgtttgtcaaaaaacaaaatgcaaggaagACCATGTGTGTAGCAGAGCCCCATCTGTAAATTACCAGTGCAAGCTTTGGTTAGATAAGCATATACAGTCCAAGTTACATATGTCTGTTTATAATTAGATGACAACTAATGTTGGAATATGTCTATATAGCATGTGAACTATCTAGGGTGTTCTCAAATAACTTAATAATGGCTCACATACCTAGCACGTACAATCTCGCAAACAGTGTGTGCATATGGAGCCTTTCTTTTGATTTCAATAGCAATGATTCCaaacaagagaacctatttttgaATTCATTCAGAGTTATTTTAGTGAAATCACACAAGAAAATGATTCTTAAAGCAGTATATTAACAGCCTTATACTTATTGATAGTGGtgcaatttattttttatgaaCTTTGAATTCTAACTTTACAGTGTAAAGCAAAGGAATTTTTTCTTTTGTACATTATAGAATCTGATGCAAGATTGATTACAATACCTGAATTGTAGCACCACTTGCATACCAAAAAGGCCCACTGACGCCATATTCCCAAGCAACATTTGAACTCTGTAAAATAGTTGCAGCCCATGTCCACTGCACCAATTTTGGTCCCAAGGTTAGACAAAAGAATGGAAGTGGACACAATCACCACAGAATCAAGAAACTGGAATAAATACTCCATAATTACCTGGGATACAATTACACTGGCTATGAGCCCTGTTTGGACATTTCTACCAGCTGTGTTAAACCATTCAGATGTATGTCGAGATCCAACATAGCGCCGTTCTAACCACACCTAATTTCAAAATTAAGAACACTATATCAAAAATCTTCATACATTTTGTATTCACAAAGATTTTAAAAGTTTATTCAAGTGGTGGAATTGAGTAATTTCTTATACCATACACCTTTTACTTTCTCGGTTTCGCAAATTAATTTAGACTTTGTTGCATAGCAAAATAAGGCTTAAAAGCCCACTTTGTATTCACAACGAAATTATGTATTTAGTGAGCTTACTTTCAGTGCAGAAATTGAGTAAATATTTATACCATATACCTTTTGCTCTCTCAAAATAGCAAATTATAAGTGCCTTTGTTGCATAGCACAATAAAGCTTCAACATCAACCATACAATTTCATAAGGATGTAAAACGAAATAAGTGGATCTTTGTCCATAGTTAAGGAGCAGTTGCAGAAGTAGAAGAGCCAGTTAGCCAAATTTCAATAGATCAGTGTGGTTTGAGGTGAGAAGAATCACGGCCATGCATCCCATTATAAGAAACGAGAGCAAGCAGAGCAGTGGCAAATCACTTCTTTTTTTGGTTGGTTCAACATATTCCAAGACTCAACCTTAACTTTGCAAGGAACTTGCTGATGTTTATTGTTGAGTATAAGTTGTTAATAGCAGCCTATTATCTTCAAAGGTTGCATGAATTTTCTCAAACTTTTAAGGTTTGTGTTAATCAATTTGTCTATAATTCATTTGTTAGAAACCAAAAGATCGACccgttaatgcccgatacaaccgcGAGATTTAAAGAATCcacgggaggcggttaagccatgtcgcaaacccgAGCACTGCgctgcacaacataaggagaccaagggtgcacaccttgtaacaatccccccagtgcaagcgaggggtttgaacccatgacctgggctctgataccacttgttaaaaacacagttgccgttgcaccaaaagttCGACCTATTAATACCCGATACAACCGCAAGATTTAAAaaatccacaggaggcagttaagtCATTTCGCAAACCCAAGcattgcattgcacaacacaaggagaccatgggcacacaccttgcaacatctTTACCAGTTAGGGCTTCAGTTGGCACTTACCAGCTTTAATAATAAGACTATGGACCTGAGTTCAAGGTAAGAGCTTTTGCCTTTAGTTGTATTTAATTAGTAGATGCTTCTTTCCACCAAAACAAGTTGAGGTAGCATGTATCTGAAGTTCAAAAAATGCTGCctttgtttcttgtatttttctatcTTATTTGGGATGTCCGTAGCTTCTGCTAATTGTGAGATGTACCTGATAAACAAGATTTTAACAGAAACTATTGAGGATTTCGTATGTCCTATTCATTTTACCAAATTCCTTTTATTACGCATACTCGATGTTAAATACCATATGAGACTGGAGTTTCATACGTCCAAATGCAAAAGTCATCGTGTGTAGAGGTTACTAAACTCCATTTTACAAATTAGACTTTAATTGCTCCATTTCCATTGAAAACATGCCCACTTGGAAAGACGCGGTGATCAATGATGTATTGCCATGGGAAACATACCTACTCGGGTAGGCAAAGTGATCAACCCTTCAACTTACCACTAGAGCACAGCTTGATCAACATAAACTACTGCCCACATAAATACCAAAATATTGGACAAATTCCCTACATAGATGTCTCGACTGAAACAAGTCTATAGGTGTCCGTGTGAATGCATAAAAAGAAAGTTGATACCTGGAGGATGACCTTTGTTTCAACTTTTGGGCAATGGCCCATATCCACAGCTACATATTTTATAGCTTTCTATAGACACGCCTACTTCTACGATATATGGATTCTGCCTCTTTAATCTTTTTTCTGGGTTTGTGTATGCTCGTTGGTATAGATAGACTTGTAAAAGTGCCTAAAAACTGAATATTACTAAATTGCAGTTATCATAAAGAAGTAAACATAATCTGATACGTTCTCCAGACAATTCTGGACTAAAGGATGTTAAAAGTCGTCTCTTCTAAAGTTGTATATACATATAGCAGTAAAAGGAAAAAGCTTTACGCAAGGAATAAAAACAGTATATCCGGCTTCCAAATTATGCATACCAGGAATGAAGTGAAAATAGCAAAGAAGGCACCAAACCCCAGTATTACAGCGTACCCGACGCCCTGATTAAGCACTGTTTGGCCTTGAAAAAAGCTACTCTGTCTCATACACTC contains:
- the LOC131069161 gene encoding urea-proton symporter DUR3 isoform X1, giving the protein MATASCPPSGLNEKYYVGNNGECMRQSSFFQGQTVLNQGVGYAVILGFGAFFAIFTSFLVWLERRYVGSRHTSEWFNTAGRNVQTGLIASVIVSQWTWAATILQSSNVAWEYGVSGPFWYASGATIQVLLFGIIAIEIKRKAPYAHTVCEIVRARWGSATHMVFLAFCFLTNIIVTAMLLLGGSAVVNALTGVNIYVASFLIPLGVIVYTLAGGLKATFLASYIHSVIGVQVPYWH
- the LOC131069161 gene encoding urea-proton symporter DUR3 isoform X2 — translated: MGHCPKVETKVILQVWLERRYVGSRHTSEWFNTAGRNVQTGLIASVIVSQWTWAATILQSSNVAWEYGVSGPFWYASGATIQVLLFGIIAIEIKRKAPYAHTVCEIVRARWGSATHMVFLAFCFLTNIIVTAMLLLGGSAVVNALTGVNIYVASFLIPLGVIVYTLAGGLKATFLASYIHSVIGVQVPYWH